The following are from one region of the Carassius auratus strain Wakin unplaced genomic scaffold, ASM336829v1 scaf_tig00033419, whole genome shotgun sequence genome:
- the LOC113081211 gene encoding cytochrome b-c1 complex subunit 8-like gives MGRHFGDLAKIRHVITYSISPFEQRAFPNYFSKGIPNVWRRFTTSVFKVAPPMVLMYLTYTWGNRVHEQSKRKNLADYENDQ, from the exons ATGGGTCGTCACTTCGGAGATTTGGCCAAGATAAGGCATGTGATCACCTACAGTATTTCTCCCTTTGAGCAGAGGGCTTTCCCCAACTACTTTTCTAAGGGAATCCCAAATGTGTGGAGACGATTCACAACATCTGTATTCAAGGTTGCACCAC CCATGGTTCTGATGTACCTGACCTACACATGGGGCAATCGTGTTCATGAACAGAGCAAAAGAAAGAATCTTGCAGACTATGAAAATGACCAGTGA